One genomic segment of Podarcis muralis chromosome 18, rPodMur119.hap1.1, whole genome shotgun sequence includes these proteins:
- the LOC114589892 gene encoding uncharacterized protein LOC114589892 — MSAIEDDNFNEKEEEAKAEEETTARRMDLLSPDWVPSMSPFSSVSSLSSVSSLSSLDSLWDSLNEAASEVALEEEPQEEPGSPPEEDGEDKEDGEDLDMACPPPEEHLEESIIKDCEEERPPETPTCLGLRSAFSWVRNIFKRSPPPAQAGTTTSSGFCTRLRRWMRQHRSRVHPEPRS; from the exons TCAGCCATTGAGGATGACAATTTcaatgaaaaggaggaggaggccaaagccgaggaggagacgactgcaagacgaatggatctcctcagccctgactgg gttccaagtatgtcaccattttcgagtgtttcctccctgtcctccgtgtcctccctgtcctccctggattccctttgggactccctcaatgag gcagcctctgaagtggctCTCGAGGAAGAGCCACAAGaagaaccagggagtcccccagaggaggacggggaggacAAGGAGGATGGGGAGGACCTTGATATGGCGTGCCCCCCACCTGAGGAACACCTGGAGGAAAGCATAATCAAG GACTGTGAGGAAGAGAGGCCCCCGGAGACCCCCACTTGCCTCGGCCTCCGTTCTGCCTTCTCCTGGGTCCGGAATATCTTTAAAAGATCACCACCACCAGCACAAGCAGGAACCACCACCAGCAGCGGGTTCTGCACGCggctcaggcgctggatgcggcagcatcgcagcCGTGTCCACCCCGAACCAAG gtcttaa